One Pseudomonas sp. B21_DOA genomic window, GTTGGTATAGAAACCGGACCTGGTGCATTTGTAAGTGGTGCAATCGGTGGAATAATATTTGGCACTGCAGGGTACCTGGGCGCGACCTGGCTCGCTGACTACTTACAAGAGTGAAAAAGTATATGAGCTGGTTAGGTCGTATGAAGAAGGTGTTCAAGACTACCCCTGAGGAGCAAATCGTTGGTTATTCGGTTGTAGAGTTAAAATCTATATTTGGAATCACGATCACTGAGGCTGTAGCAGGGCATCGAAATTACCCTGCTTACTCAGCGTTGACTCCTGCAGGAATACAAGCCTATTACTCAAGTTTTGTCATCGACAAAGCTGAGGTGGCTGGTGTTGAAAACCTTATTAACGAACGGTTCTCACCCGTCAATGAAAGAGTGTTCAATGGATTGGTCGTAACTCGCTTTCAGCATCGACTGAGTGGTGAGCAGCTTATATTGTCTATTTCATATAAAGAATTCAATAGCGCTACGATTCGGCTGGTCACCAACAGTTCTCAGCTATTGTCCCTGTTAAGCGAAACAAAAATTGCGGCTCCTCCTCCGTGGTTGGTCTTCGATGGATACGAGGCGTCTTGGTGGGGAGGTGACATGCAGGGGGCACAAGGTTTTTACAACGACAACTATTTCTTTCCGTTTTTTTCATCGCTAAGTCCAGCAGAAAGAACTGCTTATTACGCAAGATATTCCGCACCTGAGGAGTGGATCAGGAGCCTAGAGTTGACTCTGGATCTTGAATAGCGATAGCTATAGCTCTGCTTCGGTCAAAAATAGGGCACAGTTCGATGGCTGCTTTCGGCCAAGAGCTGTCGTTTATTATGCCTACAGATTTTGGAGCGATCCGATGATCCGAGCACAGTCTCTACTCGAATAAAAGTGCCTCATCGCGGCTTTAATCAAGACTCACCATTTTAAATACGATCTTTTTTAGGATAAAAATGCAAGAAATCTTAGAGTCAATAACCCTTCTCGATACGAAGGACTTGATTTTGCTGGGGCTAGGGGAGTTCTCGGATATTTGCTCAGTCTTATCGCCGCCAAACAAACCGAGAAAAAGAAAGACTTGGTATTGGAAGTCTTAGGGCGCCAGATCGTTGCAGAGGCCACTGAATATTGTCCTTTTCGGATTGTCGATCTTGCTGGTGAGCCGCTGGACAACGTTTACTTTATCGTTGTGCGCGTGTGGAATAGAGGTCGAGAAGCAGTGCGAGGCGATGAAATTTCACCCAGTGCACCTATCACGATTGACTTGGGTGACGATATCAAAGTTATTGGGCCACCCCGTGTGACTAAACCTCATCAGGCGATGGATTTTTCCATCAATTTAGTAGATCAGAACAGATATCAAATTTGTTTTGACTGTTTGAATCAAGACGAATGGGTGCAAATCGGTTTTTACACGGCTGGCAATCCCAGAGCAGTAATAAAAGGGACTGGCCGTGTGTTCGGACAGCATTCAGATTTTGCTATAACCACTGATGATTCCAAGGCTACTATTTATGAAAGACTAACTGCTTTGATTGCGTTCGCGATGATCGTTAGTAGCCCGTTCTGCCTTTTTTTGCATTATGGTGGATATACGAGGACTACACATTGGCAGAAATTTTTCATCAGCCTGACAAACTACCAAAAACTCTATCAGCGATGCTATACCTAGGCATACTCATACCAGTGATCTCGGCATTCTATTTCTTTTCTCTGTGGCTAAAGCGTAAACGCAACCCTAAAGGCTACCCTATACGCGAAGATTTTGAGCCGACCCAGAGCCAGTCGTTAAAAGCTTTTTATCTGACAGCGCTGCATGGAAAACGCTACGAAGTATCTACATCAGTCCATGACTACGGTGAGATAACAGTGCGTTCTTCCCCAAGCAAAGAGCCGTAACTCATTGAGACGCAAGTAGCCTCTCATGGATGGCGGCTATTGGCCGAAACCCGACATTCGGTAGCTGGCCCCTCCGTATATCTTGCAGCTTCTTGCAAGCAGATCCTTCAGCCGATCCTGGCGGGCTTATCTATTCAACATCGCCAGCTTCAAGCGGAATTCGCCTGATAACGTCGTCGTAAGGCACCAGGTCGAGAAAGGCTACGACCTCAACTGCCTGCAAGTTTCGCATGCGCATGATCCATACGTAGCTGTTGCGATAAGGCGCGCCATCGGCTGCTGTGGCGGTGCCGTTCCAGTGCACAACGACGTCATCGCCTTCAGCCCAGATATTTACCACGGTAGGGCGAACGGGCGAGGCGAGCCGTTTTGCGAAGGGTTGGACTGCGCGTT contains:
- a CDS encoding nuclear transport factor 2 family protein yields the protein MTFVQRLSTALALVLTTLIAEPAPAVASEPTTERNRQFVAQAFNQWAQGGRTFFTDVLAPDVIWTIKGTSPSAGTYRGRDDFMKRAVQPFAKRLASPVRPTVVNIWAEGDDVVVHWNGTATAADGAPYRNSYVWIMRMRNLQAVEVVAFLDLVPYDDVIRRIPLEAGDVE